The DNA region TATTATGGGCAAAGGCGTATCTTTTATGGAAAATAAATTTGAATTTCATGGAAGAGCATTAAAACCCGACGAATATAAAAGAGCTTTAGAAGAGTTGGGAATTGAAGATGACTTAGAAAAGTATAAAAAAATGAGAGAAGAATTTAAACCTTCTGGAAAACATGTAATAGAGCCTTATCCTATAAACATTGAAACAGGTACCCCTATAACTTATGAAAAAGATGCAAAGATTGACAATAGAGGCGCCTTTGGAAAAGCTCTCACAGATCTTGGAAGGTTAAATGTAGGAAAAGAAGATAAAACTCCTATAGCAGTGGTAGACTGCGACTTGATGGAATCAGTAAGAACTCATGAGTTTAGTAAAATAGCTCCTGAAAACTTCTTTGAAGTAGGTATCCAGGAACACAATGCAGCAACCCTTGCAGGAGCTCTTTCTTCTCAAGGAGTTATCACCTTTTTTGCAGATTTTGGAGTCTTTGGAGTTGACGAAACCTATAATCAACACAGATTAAATGATATCAACTTTACAAATTTAAAAGTTATTGTAACCCACTGTGGTCTTGATGTGGGAGAAGATGGCAAAACCCATCAGTGTATTGACTATATAGGAGCTTTTAGAAATTTATTTGGCTTTAAGATTATTGTACCTGCAGATGGAAACCAAACCGATAGAGTAATAAGATATGTGGCAAAAGAATTTGGAAACTTCTTAGTTGCCATGGGAAGATCAGTAGCTCCAATAATCACCGATGAAAATGGAAATCCTCTCTTTGGAGGAAATTATGAATTCATTTATGGAAAGATGGACAAGGTAAGAGATGGAGACAAAGCTACCATTATAGCTTGTGGTCCTATGGTGGCAAAAGCGGTTCAGGTATGGGAAAAACTAAAAGAAAAAGGAATAAAGATTAAAGTATTTAATTTCACCTCTCCTAAAGAAATTGATTGGAACGCCCTATCTGAAGCTGCAAAAACAGGATTCATATTAACCTATGAAGATCATAATGTACATACGGGTATAGGAAATGTAATAGCAGAAGCCCTCTTAGAAGGAGGATATAAGGTAAAATTTAAGAAATTGGGAGTAAAAGAATACGGTCTTTCTGGAAAACCTGATGCTCTATATAAATTCCAAGGATTAGATGTGGACTCTGTGGTAGACTTGATACTTAGAGAACTCAAATAAACTCAAAAGGGGAGGTATAAATCCTCCCCTTGTTAAGTTTTCTACTATTAATCTCTCCTAAATACATTCTCTTCTGTTGGGGGCCAAAGAACATTTTCTTCCTGCATAAGATTAAAAGTATAAAGTTCCACATTCTCTGCCACAATCTCTTCTCTTTCCCTGATTGCTCTAAGAAGTCTTGCATAAAGCCTCTCTATCTCCTTAGCTAAATAATAAAGCTCTTCGTTAGACTCAATTTTACAACTCCAAGTCTTTTTATCAAATTTTATATTTATAGGTCCCTGATAACTCTCTAAAGGAAGCAACATTAACTCGGTAGTATTTTGTCCCCATTTTTCCACCAAGGTTCTTGCAATAGCTGAAAGGAGCTTTTCAGAAAATTCTATAATCTTCCTCCTTGCTTCTTGCTCCCAAAGTTCAAGATAATCTTTTACTTCTATAGTATCAAGGGCATATACACTAATAAATCCATAAGGGGGAAGTATAACAGGAGGAGGATTAGTAGATTTGCCTTTCTTAAAAATCCAAAACTTAACATCTTCGGCACTTCTATACAAAACTACACCACTGAACTCTCTATTTTGCAGAGCTGTAAAAAATTTGGTTGGTATTATAGTATTGGCATCTAAATCCACATAAAGGGGAGTTCCTACATAAATGGCAGAAAGTACAAGAATAAGAACCATATCGGTAGGATAGTAAGTAATCTTTCCATATCCCTGTTGGATTTGCCTCATTATAAAATCAACCGCCTCTGTTCTCTCAAGAACCTTATTAT from Dictyoglomus turgidum DSM 6724 includes:
- a CDS encoding transketolase, with amino-acid sequence MRRNRFTAEQIDEKDMEYLKTLAHKCRGDILKMTTLAGSGHPGGSMSSIEMYLTLYYFANVDPKDPKNPDRDRIIISHGHTSPGVYSALGNLGFFNIDEAIAYFRLAGSIFEGHVERYVPGVEWSTGNLGQGLSAGCGMALSAKLLKKDFHVFVVMGDGEQQKGQISEARRFAKKYNLSNLTVLIDYNKLQLSGPLSEIMPQNIKENYLSDGWEVIEVDGHDFEALYKAIREAIYDNKPTAILAHTIMGKGVSFMENKFEFHGRALKPDEYKRALEELGIEDDLEKYKKMREEFKPSGKHVIEPYPINIETGTPITYEKDAKIDNRGAFGKALTDLGRLNVGKEDKTPIAVVDCDLMESVRTHEFSKIAPENFFEVGIQEHNAATLAGALSSQGVITFFADFGVFGVDETYNQHRLNDINFTNLKVIVTHCGLDVGEDGKTHQCIDYIGAFRNLFGFKIIVPADGNQTDRVIRYVAKEFGNFLVAMGRSVAPIITDENGNPLFGGNYEFIYGKMDKVRDGDKATIIACGPMVAKAVQVWEKLKEKGIKIKVFNFTSPKEIDWNALSEAAKTGFILTYEDHNVHTGIGNVIAEALLEGGYKVKFKKLGVKEYGLSGKPDALYKFQGLDVDSVVDLILRELK